In Gasterosteus aculeatus chromosome 15, fGasAcu3.hap1.1, whole genome shotgun sequence, a single genomic region encodes these proteins:
- the LOC120833109 gene encoding phospholipid phosphatase-related protein type 3, translating into MTSPKNKAKKKQPKDSMTMLPCFYFVELLIVLSSLVSLYFLELTDVLSPATVGFRCHDRELSMPYVETGDELIPLLMLLSLAFAGPAASIMMGEALTYCLQSKLKTCPKSESSINAGGCSFNSFLRRTVRFVGVHVFGLLATALVTDVIQLATGYHSPFFLTVCQPNYTTPGVSCENNAYITRDICMGKDQYAILSARKTFPSQHATLSGFAAVYISMYFSASISSTTKLLKPLLVFAFCMAAGLAGLTQITQHRSHPIDVYVGYVIGAGIGVYLAVFAVGNFKASDEDAPSLQRLAPAQQKDGGLRVLSQRSHDSLYRKTPRVSESREELGAGLRSGARCKVRREKASLASLKRASADVELLATRGPMGKETMVTFSNTLPRVANGNSPISPSVELPATQRHMTFHVPFDPQRSRQLVSEWRQRSLELRSQSSQDDEEGIDGRDRGDDRGVAAGEGEQEMPSSLYPTVQANKGAATPTAARMVVAPPLVHIPEEASRPPPVSPKSAKTRAKWLTLTEGGAVKEPGPGPIPVSTPRVPNTQPSQPPSQQRVTQVIAMSKQQGHGVTSSAKTSEGGSSSGGGSNCSESPYYRIPADRDSCTGSNPGSIAGSGSIVTIDAHAPHHPVVRVSPANGKPWEWRNTISGNMMAVDTAGDKHRMSLQRQDNVHHYRDYRTLPVKTDSLCSSEAGAELPPPPLPISSSPLPHPPRLSSSPLPPPPPHSSTSPLPPPPHPSSSPMLAPLPHPASSHMPPPPHLSSQMAPPPLPPSSQIAPPPHPLSSQMPPPPHPLSSQMPPPPPPSSCQMPQAPRPFSCQLPPPPHPSLSPLPPPPHPASSMPPPPHPSCSSMLPPPPHPDLLMDSHSHALSRSSTLPRRPSVSARSHAEQEHYYKAMQNERML; encoded by the exons ATGACTTCCCCCAAAAACAAAGCCAAGAAGAAACAACCCAAAGACAGCATGACGATGCTgccatgcttttattttgtagag CTTCTCATCGTCCTGTCCTCCTTGGTGTCCTTGTACTTCCTGGAGCTGACAGATGTGTTGTCCCCGGCGACGGTGGGCTTCCGTTGCCACGACCGTGAACTGTCCATGCCCTACGTGGAGACCGGTGACGAGCTCATCcctctgctgatgctgctgagtCTGGCCTTTGCTGGTCCTGCAGCGTCC ATCATGATGGGGGAGGCCCTGACGTACTGCTTGCAGTCCAAACTGAAGACATGTCCCAAGTCGGAGAGCAGCATCAACGCTGGAGgctgcagcttcaactcctTCCTACGCAGAACCGTGCGCTTCGTCG GTGTTCACGTGTTTGGTCTCCTGGCAACAGCCCTGGTGACAGATGTCATCCAGCTAGCTACCGGTTACCACTCCCCTTTCTTCCTCACCGTCTGCCAGCCCAATTACACGACTCCGGGGGTCTCATGTGAAAACAATGCCTACATCACACGGGACATTTGTATGGGGAAAGACCAATATGCCATCTTGTCAGCCAG GAAAACATTTCCATCCCAGCATGCAACGCTCTCTGGCTTCGCAGCTGTCTATATCTCC ATGTATTTCAGCGCCAGCATCAGCAGCACAACCAAGCTCCTGAAGCCGCTGCTGGTGTTTGCTTTCTGCATGGCGGCGGGCCTCGCCGGGCTGACGCAGATAACTCAACACCGCAGCCACCCGATAGACGTCTACGTGGGATACGTCATAGGAGCCGGCATCGGCGTCTACCTG GCTGTGTTTGCAGTTGGAAACTTCAAAGCATCGGACGAAGATGCTCCCTCTTTGCAAAGACTGGCCCCAGCTCAGCAGAAGGACGGCGGCCTGCGGGTGCTGAGCCAGCGGAGCCATGATTCCCTGTACAGGAAGACTCCCAGGGTGTCTGAGAGCAGGGAGGAGCTGGGGGCGGGGCTGAGGTCGGGCGCTCGCTGTAAGGTCAGGAGGGAAAAGGCCTCCTTGGCCTCCCTCAAGCGAGCTAGTGCCGACGTGGAGCTGCTGGCAACCCGCGGCCCCATGGGCAAGGAAACCATGGTAACCTTCAGCAACACCTTGCCGCGGGTCGCAAACGGCAACAGCCCCATCTCCCCCTCGGTAGAGCTCCCCGCCACTCAGCGTCACATGACCTTCCAcgtgccctttgacccccagAGGTCTAGGCAGCTGGTGTCAGAGTGGAGGCAGCGCTCGCTGGAGCTCCGCAGCCAGAGCTCACAAGACGACGAGGAGGGAATCGACGGCAGGGACAGAGGAGACGACAGAGGGGTGGCGGCgggagaaggagagcaggagaTGCCTTCGTCGCTTTATCCCACCGTGCAAGCCAACAAGGGCGCCGCCACGCCGACGGCGGCCAGGATGGTGGTGGCGCCCCCGCTGGTTCACATCCCCGAGGAGGCCTCCCGTCCGCCGCCTGTCTCCCCGAAGAGCGCCAAGACCCGCGCCAAGTGGCTGACGCTCACCGAGGGAGGAGCGGTGAAAGAGCCGGGACCAGGGCCGATCCCGGTGTCGACTCCCCGCGTGCCCAACACGCAGCCCAGCCAGCCGCCCAGCCAGCAGAGAGTCactcag GTGATAGCCATGTCCAAGCAGCAGGGTCACGGAGTCACGTCGTCCGCCAAGACGTCAGAAGGCGGCTCCTCCTCCGGCGGCGGGTCCAACTGCTCCGAGTCGCCGTACTACCGGATCCCCGCCGATCGAGACAGCTGCACGGGGAGCAACCCGGGGAGCATCGCCGGCAGTGGGAGCATCGTCACGATCGACGCTCACGCCCCGCACCACCCGGTGGTGCGCGTGTCTCCCGCTAACGGCAAGCCGTGGGAGTGGAGGAACACCATCAGCGGCAACATGATGGCCGTCGACACGGCGGGGGACAAACACCGCATGTCGCTGCAGCGACAGGACAACGTCCACCACTACCGGGATTACCGGACGCTCCCCGTGAAAACGGACTCGCTCTGCTCCTCCGAAGCGGGAGCGGAgttgcctcctccgcctctccccatctcctcctcccctctgcctcaCCCTCCTCGCCTGTCATCGTCTCCTCTACCGCCACCGCCGCCCCACTCGTCTACTTCACCcttgcctccccctcctcacccgAGCTCCTCTCCAATGCTTGCCCCGCTCCCTCACCCCGCTTCCTCTCACATGCCTCCCCCTCCGCACCTGTCCTCTCAGATGGCCCCGCCTCCCCTGCCACCGTCCTCTCAGATAGCCCCGCCTCCTCACCCGTTATCCTCTCAAATGCCACCGCCTCCTCACCCGTTATCCTCTCAAATGCCAccgcctccacccccctcctcctgccaaatgCCCCAAGCTCCTCGCCCGTTCTCCTGTCAATTGCCCCCGCCGCCACACCCATCTCTTTCCCCTTTGCCACCGCCACCGCACCCGGCATCCTCCATGCCTCCGCCTCCCCACCCGTCCTGCTCCAGCAtgcttccccctcctccccatcccGACTTGCTGATGGACAGCCACAGCCACGCGCTGTCCCGCTCCTCCACCCTGCCCCGCCGGCCCTCCGTCTCCGCCCGCAGCCACGCTGAGCAGGAGCACTACTACAAGGCGATGCAGAACGAGAGGATGTTATAG